A region of the Apium graveolens cultivar Ventura chromosome 6, ASM990537v1, whole genome shotgun sequence genome:
AACCCCACCCATAATTATCATCAAACACACATCAATATCAACAAAAACAAACTCaaattcaaaaccaacccaagATCATCCAATTCAACCACAACCCACTAAAATCCAACCCTTAAAAATCAAAACCCACATCTCAATTTCAACCAAAACaacaaaaatataatttattttttttaaaaaaagagaGGTACCTTGATAGTTCTAGCTTGTTGAGAAGTGAGAGAGGCTTTAAAGAAAGTATCATCATCAACATAAACAGCTTTGTTGAGAAGTAAGTTCTGAAGAGATTGAAGATTATTAGACATGCCATTTATATTTGCCATCGCTGCGTTCCATCTTTCGTTTGATTCTACTTCTTGTCTCCTCTCCATCCTGTCTGTCTTGTCTCTTTTCTTTAGAGGCTTGGCTAGATTAACATAGTATTCAGACACTGTTGAAAATCAAAGTAGAGCAGTGCCGTGTTCCCAAAAAAATGACGTGTGACACACGTGGACATGTCCTATATATAATCGGAGTAAAATAATAAattgatataaaattttaaaaatattaaataaaatgaaCAAGTTTGtgtaaaaaattataataaattatcgAGTGCATAGCACGGGTATAAAAGTAGTGCATCTCACACTCCGGGTTTTGTATTATGTTTAGAAAAGTTGTTATCTACTACTCCTTATGTCTCTCATATTTACTAATATTTGGGTTGGATAGGCATATtaagaaaaattataaaaataacgGAGAAAAGttaaaaagtgagtaaagtagtaAATATTACTAAAGTAATGATActtattaatattatatgtataaagtgggtataatTGAGAAAAATAGTGAATGCAAttactttttatattataaaaagtttactatttttgaaattttttgaaatgTAAATAATTTGAATGAACATCCCAAAAATTAAAGTGTAAATAAATAGAGTATAAGACATATATAAGCATTTTGGGATTTTTtgtggaaaatttttgaaacttAACATTTCTCCTCAAAGtaattttatcatttttaaaatttaaaaaagaaaaaaaatgtcCTAAATATGTGTAAGAGAGTTAGGAAAGTTCAGAAAGTTACACGAGTATGTAATATATTTTTAGTGGCaacaatttaaatttttaattaacaTATGTAATTACAAAAATATTTCTATACATTTATATTAAAAATTCTTTTATATCGTCCTAAGTTAGTTGAGTACGTACTTAAAATCATTAAGTCCTAAAAATAActagaattattataatttttcaaaatttttgtatattttttatGTTAATAGTAAAAATCAAGATTAAGATTaagatttaatttaattttttaaaaaatggatAATTTATGAGATCACTTACCTATTTTGTTACCGGTGATTAGGGGTGAGTATCGGGTGAAATGGACAGATTTGGAGTTCGTAATAATCTAAACCAAATTTAACGGTTTTACATTTTACTTTATAATTACCGCCTAAATTATAACGGTTCGGGTTGGGCGATTTCCGTTTAAACCGTTAAAAAAAATATGTGCATATATATATTAggtaaaaaaattaataaattaataaattatcaattaaacaagttcattatataataatttaaatattttaactttaatatttaatatccAAGTGTACTTAACATAATATTAATTAAACTacttataaatattaataattcatATAATATATGTATCCTCaaatatataattatagtattGTAATATATTCGGGTGGTTTGGATCTAAAGGGTGGTATAAAAGATAAATCCAAACTAAACTGTTATTTTTCGGGTTTTGAAAAATGAAAGCATAATCGATCCAAACCGTTACAAAACGATAAAATTTTCGGTTTGAAATGGCTGGTTTGGACGATTATGAAATTTTTTGCCACCCTTACCTGTGATATTGAACTAtttcttataaaattataaaatttattgggataaaatttggaaattgAATTTTAATGGTTGATATCGATTTAGGATTGATCGAAAATCAAGCGATGATTTATTGTAATAATAATATTGGgatttattcaattttatttttttaaaataatttcaattaattagttaattgttaattaaaatatattactTTACAAATATCATAAAAATTAGAATTACTTATTACTAGTTTTTAATGTATTATGAATATATTAATGAAGAAAAGCTCATAAAACTGAATGACATCTAAAATATTAAATCAACGAGGTATCTTAAAAGTACCGGTAATAAATTAATCGATGAGAATTGTTCAAACTTTACTaaaaaatttaaaacaaaaaaagccttctaaaaaattatataaatgtCTAATTGATGTTAACAGATAAAAATACACGAATTATTTAGTAAAAATATAGATGAATTACTaaaaaatttaaaacaaaaaGGCCTTTTAAAAAATATGTGAATGACTCTTGATCTTAACAAATAAATTATACGGATTACTAAAAAagtttaaatattacaaaaatgagAAAAGTAAGGggtaaaaaattaaaaaaaccaATTATTTTGGGAGCTAGTGATCAAAATATTGAGTATCAGACCAAAATACACATTTATAGAATAcgtatttattttttaaaattttaataaaaaacaCGCATCACTGAAATGtgtattttgtttttgttttctcTATACACACATGGTAGTCGTGTGAATAGggttaaatatttaaattaaagaTGAATTTGTAGGCAATTTTCCCGGACACTCCCATCAATTGATATTTTTTATAGTTTAAATTAAAAAGTAGTGTATTTTAGGTATGTTTTCAAAATCCGGAAGAAGGTGAATgatgaaataaatatatatttaataattcaTTTTCATATTATTTGtcaaataattattatatattattactTAATAATACATTAATAATATTATAATCTCGTAAATATATATTTAACAAATATAAGCTATAGGATCAATTTTATTTTGAAAGCTAATTAGCAAAAgttaaaagaaaatatatatatatatatattgatcaATATAAATTATTTGTACCAGAGTTTTTTAAAAAGCTAATTAACATGAATTAAATATATttcatataaaattaatatatctgtaaaaaataaattattacatATTAATAGAGCCGGCGCGTCGCACCGATTTTAAACCGGTATCGATTTTTTACTGGAAAAGTAAGGTAAAAATAAGTTTGGGAAAAGAATACGTAGTGGTGTAGTCTAACAGTGAAACCATTCTCCCCTATTTTATTACCATCTCTGTGTAACAGCAATCTCTCTCTCTAATACaatctctctctcttctctctctctccccctctaatacaatctctctctctctctctctcttatctCTTCCCCCCTCTAATACaatatctctctctctctagctTCGACAGCAATTATCACATCAGATACAAATCCTTAGTTCACTTTGCGATTCATCCACAATCTCTTCGGTTTTGCTAGTGTTGGATTTTCAAACTTCGGTAAGTATTGttcatttttcatttttaaaTGTGTTATGATGAATTATATATGTGCATCAGCTAATGTCTTCATTATAAATATAGGAATAACGTAAGGTGTAATTTAAAAAATGAGGGTAAAAAATATGCTCCAACGGAATCCTAGTTAGTCCTTATTTCATCAAGATCTTTCCTCTTATAAAAGGAACTCAAATAGAGTACTAACATGTTCcctaaaaatattattataaaaatgaaTCCTAGTGTTTTAGGATTTTTAATTGTATGTCAACTCCGACAACAATCCTTATAAGTGTATCCtagtaatattttattattatatttaaactctAGTTATGCATTTGATATGAAGAACGAGAGagaaattatttttttattattaaaatgaAGCTAAAGAATCACTAAGAGTTAAGTCCAAAAGTGTGCTAGTAGCTTCCTTATAAATACTATAAAATAATAACTCTTAGTAAGTTAGgacattattttatattttaactcCAACAATGATCTCTAAATCAAttccttattattattataataataaatttgaaaagaTATGAACAAAAACCggaagaaagagaaagaaaaaagtgGAAAAAAGAGTAAGAAATTAATATTCTATTAATAAAAATGATATAAGGGAGGAGTAGTTGTTTCTTAAAGGTGATGTATTAGTGATTTAATAAACCACTAAGACACTGTTGGAGTGCCAATTTAAGCCAAATTCCTTATATTTGAACTTAAGAGCCCATTTAAGGAAGCTGCTGGACTTACTTCAATGGTTATAAATAAGGCATGGGCGGAGGATGCTAACTTTTTAAGAAAACACTAGGATGTTGTTGGAGCTCTATTTTATACAAGATTCCTTAAATTTTAGTTTAGGATCTTAAATAGATAACTTGTTGGAGTAGCTCTAAAATAACTAACATACCCCTTCTTCTTAGCAAGTGCTAACTttcatttaataatataatattagaACACTTTCTTTCTCTCTCTATTATATAGTGTATGAAAAGtactttaaataatataatatcaAATAAGGAACCAATAAAAGGAATATTGTTGGAACTCAAAGTCCTTATCAATGTTCTAAATTACTAAGAtccaatattttatattaaatataagGAATGAACTAGCATTCTATTGGAGTTGCTCTAAAGTATTGCCATTTGCAACTTAGATTTTTATGTGACCATAATCTAGATTTAAAGTCGTGTAAGGCCTTAAGCTAGAGGCCTGATCTGAAATTGCTTGCTAATTTGGTTCTCGATAGCAAGAGTAGATTTATGTTTACTGCAAAATTATGTTTACAGTAGATTTATGCTTACTGCAAAATGTGATAAAACAAAAATCCCTTGTAAGTTTCATTGTAATGAGGGGAGTAACTTTTTTTACGATTTCTGGATTTGCTTTTCATTACATTATGCTGCTTTTTTACAGTACACCGATATGTAAGATATATTGACCTTTGAATATTTACATTTTTTGAGTTTCCAGCTGCTTTTAACCAGCCAAAGTACATTTTCCAGTTAAGTTTGGATCAAAATAACTGAAAACAGTGCCCTTTTTACCACATTGACTATGCATTTCAATAATGCTTATCATCGGATAGGGAGGAAATAGGGCGTGGATTTGTCGCGGGGAGTTGCAAATTATGGTAATGAGAATTGTGTGAGACTTGCACAACGTGCGGGCTATTTTTTTCTCAGACACTAGCATTTCACACATGAGGGTCTTGTGTGGTATTTCTTTTCAGGACAATGTTTTGAATCATGTTATTTTTTGGCAAGAAATTCTTAAAATGTGAAAAGGACATACTGTAAGAATATTAAGAAAAGATCCGGTAAGGACCTTCATTTTAACACCTTGAGGTTTTAGAGCGGTTAGCTCCTTCACATGTTATCAACtgatccactcttcgacccataaatgggctttcgaaTGAGGGGAGTTATAGAATGTTAATATTAGATCGTGATGAGGGCCTTTCTCTAACACTTTAAGGTTTTAGAGTGACCGGTTCCTTGATACAAACACGTGCAGTGTTGGAATTTTCTATACTCACAGTGACAAATTGCAATCTGAACTCTATTATAATTTAATTAGTAAGTTTCACTTTAAACTCAAGTTAGATTCCCGAATTATaataagttatttatttaatttaaattcttttgTTTCTATAACTACAAAATTAAATAGTATTCATTTGTTATAGACTTTCATCCTAGTTTCAACTTTAATTCTCTAGAACTACATATTTAAATAGTACTATGAGTTATATTTATCTTAagtaatttaaaatttaatttttttaatattaatattttaattttggtCTGTGCTTTGCAAGGGATCAACTTGTGTGATTAATTAGCCAACTTTAGTTCATTTTGGCACTTGCATGCTTAGGTGGCAATTATAGAAACATCTATACTTGGTTCTATATTTAGCACCAAATATAGCATTTTGCTATTTTGCATCTAAGTTTGGCATCCCATTGGAGTTGGTTATTTTGCTTGGGTGCTATATTATAGCAATAGCACCACCATTGGACTTTCTCTCATCAATTTTTACCGTACAAAGTGCTAAACGAACCAATAATTTCTGTTAGCCTTTATTTGATGCCCGTAAATTGTTCCTAATCTCAAGGTCATCATTTTGGTCACATTTGGCATCACTTTTTGATATTATACTTGCTAGATAAGATTGATTAAGCAGAATATAATTTCCTAGCAGCAAGGGCGGATCTAAGTAGAGGCCTACGGGGACACGTGCCCGCTGAGAAATTTTTTTGAACAATTTCTTATTAGaaatttattatataaatatgtatattttatcAAGTACTCCCACAAAAAAAGTTAGGTGCCCCTGCAATGTTTGTATTTATATGGTCTGGAGCCTAGTGTACAtatgaaaaattaaaaattaataaatagaTAAAAAGAAAGACAAAGAAACTGATCCGATCCTACAAATTGCGATAGAACATTCTTATAGATATTCTTCATCCGCCACTACCTGGCAGTAAACATTACAGTTTCCCAGCATTAAGCATCATGATCACACCAATTCAGAAGAGATGTAGCTTCCAGTAACTTTACTTTTATCTTAGTAAAGATTCTGAGACCAACATTTCTGTCTATGCCAGCAGCTATGGTTCAGTCGTTGGATTTCCGAAGTTTCATTGTTCGTGCTCGAGTGCTCAAGCTGTATAGACAAGCACTGAAAATCACAAAAAGGGCACCATGTGACAGTAAAGGTAATTTTTATATATATCTTTTCCCATTTACTCGTATCTAAAAGTAAACTGTGCTCAAACTTCTCCATAATGTTGTCGAGTACCTGTTATTAAAGTACCTAAAAATATTACTGTACATGTTAGACTCTGATGCTGCATGTCTAATTGTATTCTTTTTATTTTCATTTGTCCTTTCAGCGGAATTGAGAAATATAATTAGACAAGAGTTTGAGAGTCAACGAAATTGCAATGACAAGCAGAGGGTACGTTTCTTAATCAGTGATGGACTAGAGAGATTAAAGCGCTTGGATGAGATGCTTGATATGCAAGGCCATTGATGACTTGCACTGTATATATTGCCAGAAAAGAAACTGATGTTTAGGACTACTGTCTAAAGTTTTTTGTTGTGGTAGGCAGTGGTTGTCACTCCCTTCAGTTTCTTTTCACTTGTAAACGACTGTGAACCTTTGTTTTCTAAACAAGCATGTTTGCTGATGATTCCCAAATTCAGAGTAGGCAGGGAGGCGTTGATTGATACAGTTTGGTTTCTTAGCTTTGTTCACTTTATAATGCTCGAGTCGCTTAAGTGACTGCTCTGCCATAGCATACTGCATTTATATTAAGGATCCTGGACTAGAAAGCTGATACTTCGAAAATAATGTACATCAAGGATCCTGAACAAGAATCCTACTACTTGAAATAGGGGAGTTGCTCAAATGAGAACTCCAATTATTTTGAGAAATGAGATCTAATCTCAGCCACTCATTTTTATCCATAAATCTAATCACAACCacatattttaattttaattttaaactTCATCCATTTCATCCACCTTTCTACCCAACACACACATCACACACACATCAGCCATCCACCACCCATCACCACCAGCTGCCATCGCCCCCAACCGTCATTGCCGAAACTGGAAAAATCAGATCCTCTCCCtccctccccctctctctctAAAGCGATCGCTAGTCGGAGCCCCATTAT
Encoded here:
- the LOC141664105 gene encoding uncharacterized protein LOC141664105, whose product is MVQSLDFRSFIVRARVLKLYRQALKITKRAPCDSKAELRNIIRQEFESQRNCNDKQRVRFLISDGLERLKRLDEMLDMQGH